In Anopheles gambiae chromosome 2, idAnoGambNW_F1_1, whole genome shotgun sequence, a single window of DNA contains:
- the LOC1273859 gene encoding tyrosine-protein phosphatase 69D isoform X1 — protein MWKKQAPLCWLVSVYVVCQLVAAKDSQVREEYFIAGSNGTLSCATSENQNIVWQKNGANISNSRISFLIVDSSEAVRKLSYLDPADEADEANAPKLYYTLTIHNFTKSDEGNYTCYNLENGLNVSYTVRTVILPKITQTSNEKIRTKTTSTQQLYCVIEAFPLSHTIYWVKEDASGESSLRALANNSEQRVIDERHVNATLTLRDLTKGHNGTYSCVVLPSAQMQAANYEVKKSMALLILDVPQVTIDYAKAVGANKIYLNWTVNDGNDRIKNYIVRYLKTGDQTFTYYREKIGGNNSFYVLDGFEPGTDYKISLGASNGQGDSKHHEYSETIRTLDTDPSFTPEVEVKGSSHSTITIGWAPPPANLTDYIQYYELVVSHAGVNDSVMKKEAFHPQNSRNLPYMFDNLATATTYNFRVRACSELTKICGNWSDPVNGTTSDGQASAPRSLQITCSHHNISRRNFVRVRWEVPEFPNGKIMSYQAILSGVANYRSEFGMMKSDIWGPKIKNINPDSYSTAYATEYDNVPPNTNYTVNVTAHTRTKRPGVVASATCTMPATTPDNLGRISWGKLRTDQDDWIFKLFLPRLSERNGPICCYKVYLTRIHIHHNGSLPAPENALITSYADVHSINNTHGGTYLAEVFAGMSSQTEVFLGDGKNSPAVGLCPQCLQMRHRVQVEAERAPATTELPAARDDLPAADDVTAAPGARTGNEAVALEDERKASSNHEKRDTGKYYESLTRLETVFDGALDPTSNYTGFLEVVVKTDSGNDGRDYLSTFSEYFQEMNAGAPMEGDVDGNDLSYILNIVIQVLLALIAVVVIVLMVLCFLHKHVSNNIAQEGEAISLGDSLRRALCNGGRGVNVHHRHLLGSSSAKPPVLPPISKDDLPKAYNDKHKDSDYGFQHEFELLPDKFADRTTKNSDMKENMPKNRYPDIKAYDQTRVKLTPLNGLAGSDYINANFVIGYKERKKFICAQGPMDATINDFWRMIWEQHLEIIVMLTNLEEYNKTKCAKYWPESTNDSIQYGELLITFQSLTYYADYIIRTLKVTKRSASSGEETSREISQYHYLAWKDFMAPEHPQGITKFINRINSEYSLQRGPILVHCSAGVGRTGTFVALDTLMQQLQEEGQVFIFNTICDMRYQRNFLVQSLKQYIFLYRALAELAYFGDTEIDQKSLASTIEALKQPSSENVEISRLELQFQRLKAFQEDTRKTTTMGSSEENKAKNRSESCIPYDKNRVILAPIPGRDNCTYINASFIDGYDDENNFVITQDPMEDTIFDFWRMIFEQRIKTIVMFSEIGDGPNKCPRYWADEEMKYENLLVSYIQSESGPYYTKREFTVTNCKTNDTIHVTQFQYNGWPTVEGEVPEVTRGMIEIVNQAQKHSSQQQDIFTIAVHCSLGTDKSSLFVAMCILVMQLKTEKRVDICTVVRKLRAQRSLMIQTYAQYEFLHRAIVNFADLYKISLGIVNDC, from the exons ATGTGGAAAAAGCAAGCCCCCTTGTGCTGGCTCGTAAGTGTTTACGTCGTGTGTCAGCTGGTTGCAGCGAAGGATAGTCAAG TGCGAGAGGAATACTTCATTGCCGGCAGTAACGGAACGCTGTCCTGTGCCACGTCCGAGAATCAGAACATAGTGTGGCAAAAGAATGGCGCAAACATTTCCAACTCACG TATATCGTTCCTTATCGTGGACAGCAGTGAGGCGGTCCGGAAGCTGTCCTACCTCGATCCGGCGGACGAGGCGGACGAAGCAAACGCTCCGAAGCTGTACTACACCCTGACCATACACAATTTTACCAAATCCGACGAAGGTAACTACACCTGCTACAACCTGGAAAATGGTCTCAACGTGTCGTACACCGTGCGCACCGTAATTCTACCAAAGATCACCCAAACTAGCAACGAAAAGATTAGAACTAAGACGACCAGCACCCAGCAGCTGTACTGCGTGATCGAGGCGTTTCCGCTGTCGCACACGATCTACTGGGTGAAGGAGGATGCATCGGGCGAAAGCAGCCTGCGGGCGCTGGCCAACAACTCGGAACAGCGGGTGATCGACGAGCGGCACGTGAACGCCACCCTGACCCTGCGCGATCTCACCAAGGGCCACAACGGCACGTACTCGTGCGTGGTCCTGCCCTCGGCGCAGATGCAGGCGGCCAACTACGAGGTGAAGAAATCGATGGCGCTGCTGATACTGGACGTGCCGCAGGTAACGATCGATTACGCGAAAGCCGTCGGAGCGAACAAAATCTATCTCAACTGGACGGTCAACGATGGCAACGATCGGATCAAAAACTACATCGTGCGCTACCTGAAAACGGGCGACCAAACGTTCACGTACTATCGCGAGAAGATAGGAGGAAACAATTCGTTCTACGTGCTGGACGGGTTCGAGCCCGGCACGGACTACAAGATCAGCTTGGGCGCATCGAACGGGCAGGGCGACAGCAAGCACCACGAGTACAGCGAAACGATACGCACGCTCGACACGGACCCGAGCTTCACGCCGGAGGTCGAGGTGAAGGGCAGCTCGCACAGCACGATCACGATCGGCTGGGCACCGCCGCCGGCGAACCTCACCGACTACATCCAGTACTACGAGCTGGTCGTATCGCACGCCGGTGTGAACGACTCCGTCATGAAGAAGGAAGCGTTCCATCCGCAGAACAGCCGCAACCTGCCGTACATGTTCGATAACTTAGCGACCGCCACGACGTACAACTTTCGCGTGCGTGCCTGCAGCGAGCTGACGAAAATCTGCGGCAACTGGTCGGACCCGGTGAACGGGACGACGAGCGATGGGCAGGCGTCGGCGCCGCGCAGTCTGCAAATTACCTGCTCGCACCACAACATCTCGCGACGCAACTTTGTTCGGGTGCGCTGGGAGGTGCCCGAGTTTCCGAATGGGAAAATCATGTCGTATCAGGCCATTTTGAGCGGCGTGGCCAACTATCGGTCCGAGTTTGGCATGATGAAGAGCGACATCTGGGGACCGAAGATCAAAAACATCAACCCGGACTCGTACTCCACCGCGTACGCGACCGAGTACGACAATGTGCCGccgaacacgaactacaccgTGAACGTTACGGCGCACACGCGCACGAAGCGGCCTGGCGTGGTTGCGTCGGCCACCTGCACCATGCCGGCCACCACGCCAGACAATCTGGGGCGCATTAGCTGGGGCAAGCTGCGGACGGATCAGGACGATTGGATCTTTAAACTGTTTCTGCCCCGGCTGTCCGAGCGGAATGGACCGATCTGCTGCTACAAGGTGTACCTGACGCGCATCCACATACACCATAATGGGTCGCTGCCGGCGCCCGAGAACGCGCTCATCACGAGCTACGCGGACGTGCATTCGATTAATAACACGCACGGTGGAACCTATCTGGCCGAGGTGTTCGCCGGTATGAGCAGCCAGACGGAGGTGTTTCTGGGCGATGGTAAAAACAGTCCGGCAGTGGGCCTGTGTCCACAGTGCCTGCAAATGCGGCACCGTGTGCAGGTCGAGGCGGAACGTGCACCAGCAACGACAG AATTGCCTGCGGCACGCGATGATCTACCGGCAGCAGATGATGTGACGGCAGCACCGGGAGCCCGGACGGGCAATGAAGCGGTTGCTCTAGAAGATGAGCGTAAAGCGTCCTCCAATCACGAGAAACGAGATACGGGCAAATATTATGAATCGCTGACACGGCTGGAAACGGTTTTTGACGGTGCTCTGGATCCAACGAGTAATTACACCGGATTCCTGGAGGTTGTCG TAAAAACCGACAGCGGCAATGATGGACGCGACTACCTGTCGACTTTTAGCGAGTACTTCCAGGAAATGAATGCCGGAGCACCGATGGAGGGAGACGTGGACGGAAACGATTTGTCCTACATACTGAACATTGTGATTCAAGTCCTGCTGGCACTGATTGCCGTGGTGGTGATTGTGCTAATGGTGCTGTGCTTCCTGCACAAGCACGTCAGCAACAACATCGCACAGGAGGGAGAGGCGATCAGTTTGGGCGACTCGTTGAG ACGAGCCCTCTGCAATGGTGGCCGTGGTGTTAATGTTCATCATCGTCATTTGCTCGGTTCCAGCAGTGCCAAGCCGCCAGTGCTGCCGCCGATCTCGAAAGACGACCTGCCGAAGGCGTACAACGACAAGCACAAGGACTCGGACTACGGGTTCCAGCACGAGTTCGAGCTGCTGCCGGACAAGTTTGCCGACCGGACGACGAAGAACTCCGACATGAAGGAAAACATGCCCAAGAACCGGTACCCCGACATTAAGGCGTACGATCAGACGCGCGTAAAGCTCACGCCACTGAACGGATTGGCCGGCTCGGACTACATCAATGCGAACTTTGTCATCGGGTACAAGGAGCGCAAGAAGTTCATCTGCGCCCAGGGTCCGATGGATGCCACCATCAACGACTTTTGGCGCATGATCTGGGAGCAGCATCTGGAGATTATCGTAATGCTGACGAATCTGGAGGAGTACAACAAGACCAAGTGTGCCAAGTATTGGCCGGAAAGCACGAACGATTCCATCCAGTACGGCGAGCTGCTGATCACGTTCCAGTCGCTTACATACTACGCCGATTACATCATTCGCACGTTGAAG GTTACGAAACGGTCCGCCAGCTCGGGTGAGGAAACGTCTCGCGAGATCAGCCAGTACCACTATTTGGCGTGGAAGGATTTCATGGCACCGGAACACCCGCAAGGCATAACGAAGTTTATCAACCGAATCAACTCCGAATACTCGCTGCAGCGTGGTCCCATTCTGGTGCATTGCAGTGCGGGCGTCGGTCGCACCGGTACGTTTGTAGCGCTCGACACGCTcatgcagcagctgcaggagGAGGGCCAGGTGTTTATTTTCAACACAATTTGTGATATGCGATATCAAAGAAACTTCCTCGTCCAATCTTTG AAACAATACATCTTTTTGTACCGTGCACTGGCCGAGCTGGCGTACTTTGGAGACACGGAGATCGATCAAAAGTCGCTGGCCAGCACCATCGAAGCGCTGAAGCAGCCGTCATCGGAGAACGTCGAAATATCGCGACTTGAGCTACAGTTCCAG CGTCTAAAAGCGTTCCAAGAGGACACGCGCAAAACTACGACGATGGGCTCGAGCGAGGAAAACAAGGCGAAAAATCGCTCCGAATCGTGCATCCCGTACGACAAGAACCGCGTCATACTAGCCCCCATACCGGGCCGGGACAACTGCACCTACATTAATGCGTCCTTCATCGATGGGTACGATGACGAGAACAACTTCGTCATCACCCAGGACCCGATGGAGGATACCATTTTCGACTTTTGGCGCATGATATTCGAGCAACGCATCAAAACAATTGTCATGTTCTCGGAG ATCGGCGACGGTCCAAACAAGTGTCCCCGGTACTGGGCCGACGAGGAGATGAAGTACGAAAATCTGCTAGTTTCGTACATTCAGAGCGAGAGTGGCCCTTACTACACGAAGCGCGAGTTCACCGTCACCAACTGCAAAACCAACGACACGATCCACGTGACACAGTTCCAGTACAATGGATGGCCCACGGTGGAGGGCGAGGTGCCGGAGGTGACCCGCGGTATGATCGAGATCGTGAACCAGGCGCAGAAGCATAGCTCTCAGCAGCAGGACATTTTTACGATTGCCGTTCACTGCAG TCTCGGAACGGACAAAAGTTCTCTTTTCGTTGCCATGTGTATATTAGTGATGCAGCTGAAGACGGAGAAACGCGTCGATATTTGCACCGTGGTGCGAAAGCTTCGAGCACAACGTAGTTTAATGATACAGACATAT GCACAATATGAGTTCCTGCATAGGGCTATTGTAAATTTTGCTGATCTGTATAAAATATCGCTAGGCATCGTGAACGATTGTTGA
- the LOC1273859 gene encoding tyrosine-protein phosphatase 69D isoform X2 — protein MWKKQAPLCWLVSVYVVCQLVAAKDSQVREEYFIAGSNGTLSCATSENQNIVWQKNGANISNSRISFLIVDSSEAVRKLSYLDPADEADEANAPKLYYTLTIHNFTKSDEGNYTCYNLENGLNVSYTVRTVILPKITQTSNEKIRTKTTSTQQLYCVIEAFPLSHTIYWVKEDASGESSLRALANNSEQRVIDERHVNATLTLRDLTKGHNGTYSCVVLPSAQMQAANYEVKKSMALLILDVPQVTIDYAKAVGANKIYLNWTVNDGNDRIKNYIVRYLKTGDQTFTYYREKIGGNNSFYVLDGFEPGTDYKISLGASNGQGDSKHHEYSETIRTLDTDPSFTPEVEVKGSSHSTITIGWAPPPANLTDYIQYYELVVSHAGVNDSVMKKEAFHPQNSRNLPYMFDNLATATTYNFRVRACSELTKICGNWSDPVNGTTSDGQASAPRSLQITCSHHNISRRNFVRVRWEVPEFPNGKIMSYQAILSGVANYRSEFGMMKSDIWGPKIKNINPDSYSTAYATEYDNVPPNTNYTVNVTAHTRTKRPGVVASATCTMPATTPDNLGRISWGKLRTDQDDWIFKLFLPRLSERNGPICCYKVYLTRIHIHHNGSLPAPENALITSYADVHSINNTHGGTYLAEVFAGMSSQTEVFLGDGKNSPAVGLCPQCLQMRHRVQVEAERAPATTELPAARDDLPAADDVTAAPGARTGNEAVALEDERKASSNHEKRDTGKYYESLTRLETVFDGALDPTSNYTGFLEVVVKTDSGNDGRDYLSTFSEYFQEMNAGAPMEGDVDGNDLSYILNIVIQVLLALIAVVVIVLMVLCFLHKHVSNNIAQEGEAISLGDSLSSAKPPVLPPISKDDLPKAYNDKHKDSDYGFQHEFELLPDKFADRTTKNSDMKENMPKNRYPDIKAYDQTRVKLTPLNGLAGSDYINANFVIGYKERKKFICAQGPMDATINDFWRMIWEQHLEIIVMLTNLEEYNKTKCAKYWPESTNDSIQYGELLITFQSLTYYADYIIRTLKVTKRSASSGEETSREISQYHYLAWKDFMAPEHPQGITKFINRINSEYSLQRGPILVHCSAGVGRTGTFVALDTLMQQLQEEGQVFIFNTICDMRYQRNFLVQSLKQYIFLYRALAELAYFGDTEIDQKSLASTIEALKQPSSENVEISRLELQFQRLKAFQEDTRKTTTMGSSEENKAKNRSESCIPYDKNRVILAPIPGRDNCTYINASFIDGYDDENNFVITQDPMEDTIFDFWRMIFEQRIKTIVMFSEIGDGPNKCPRYWADEEMKYENLLVSYIQSESGPYYTKREFTVTNCKTNDTIHVTQFQYNGWPTVEGEVPEVTRGMIEIVNQAQKHSSQQQDIFTIAVHCSLGTDKSSLFVAMCILVMQLKTEKRVDICTVVRKLRAQRSLMIQTYAQYEFLHRAIVNFADLYKISLGIVNDC, from the exons ATGTGGAAAAAGCAAGCCCCCTTGTGCTGGCTCGTAAGTGTTTACGTCGTGTGTCAGCTGGTTGCAGCGAAGGATAGTCAAG TGCGAGAGGAATACTTCATTGCCGGCAGTAACGGAACGCTGTCCTGTGCCACGTCCGAGAATCAGAACATAGTGTGGCAAAAGAATGGCGCAAACATTTCCAACTCACG TATATCGTTCCTTATCGTGGACAGCAGTGAGGCGGTCCGGAAGCTGTCCTACCTCGATCCGGCGGACGAGGCGGACGAAGCAAACGCTCCGAAGCTGTACTACACCCTGACCATACACAATTTTACCAAATCCGACGAAGGTAACTACACCTGCTACAACCTGGAAAATGGTCTCAACGTGTCGTACACCGTGCGCACCGTAATTCTACCAAAGATCACCCAAACTAGCAACGAAAAGATTAGAACTAAGACGACCAGCACCCAGCAGCTGTACTGCGTGATCGAGGCGTTTCCGCTGTCGCACACGATCTACTGGGTGAAGGAGGATGCATCGGGCGAAAGCAGCCTGCGGGCGCTGGCCAACAACTCGGAACAGCGGGTGATCGACGAGCGGCACGTGAACGCCACCCTGACCCTGCGCGATCTCACCAAGGGCCACAACGGCACGTACTCGTGCGTGGTCCTGCCCTCGGCGCAGATGCAGGCGGCCAACTACGAGGTGAAGAAATCGATGGCGCTGCTGATACTGGACGTGCCGCAGGTAACGATCGATTACGCGAAAGCCGTCGGAGCGAACAAAATCTATCTCAACTGGACGGTCAACGATGGCAACGATCGGATCAAAAACTACATCGTGCGCTACCTGAAAACGGGCGACCAAACGTTCACGTACTATCGCGAGAAGATAGGAGGAAACAATTCGTTCTACGTGCTGGACGGGTTCGAGCCCGGCACGGACTACAAGATCAGCTTGGGCGCATCGAACGGGCAGGGCGACAGCAAGCACCACGAGTACAGCGAAACGATACGCACGCTCGACACGGACCCGAGCTTCACGCCGGAGGTCGAGGTGAAGGGCAGCTCGCACAGCACGATCACGATCGGCTGGGCACCGCCGCCGGCGAACCTCACCGACTACATCCAGTACTACGAGCTGGTCGTATCGCACGCCGGTGTGAACGACTCCGTCATGAAGAAGGAAGCGTTCCATCCGCAGAACAGCCGCAACCTGCCGTACATGTTCGATAACTTAGCGACCGCCACGACGTACAACTTTCGCGTGCGTGCCTGCAGCGAGCTGACGAAAATCTGCGGCAACTGGTCGGACCCGGTGAACGGGACGACGAGCGATGGGCAGGCGTCGGCGCCGCGCAGTCTGCAAATTACCTGCTCGCACCACAACATCTCGCGACGCAACTTTGTTCGGGTGCGCTGGGAGGTGCCCGAGTTTCCGAATGGGAAAATCATGTCGTATCAGGCCATTTTGAGCGGCGTGGCCAACTATCGGTCCGAGTTTGGCATGATGAAGAGCGACATCTGGGGACCGAAGATCAAAAACATCAACCCGGACTCGTACTCCACCGCGTACGCGACCGAGTACGACAATGTGCCGccgaacacgaactacaccgTGAACGTTACGGCGCACACGCGCACGAAGCGGCCTGGCGTGGTTGCGTCGGCCACCTGCACCATGCCGGCCACCACGCCAGACAATCTGGGGCGCATTAGCTGGGGCAAGCTGCGGACGGATCAGGACGATTGGATCTTTAAACTGTTTCTGCCCCGGCTGTCCGAGCGGAATGGACCGATCTGCTGCTACAAGGTGTACCTGACGCGCATCCACATACACCATAATGGGTCGCTGCCGGCGCCCGAGAACGCGCTCATCACGAGCTACGCGGACGTGCATTCGATTAATAACACGCACGGTGGAACCTATCTGGCCGAGGTGTTCGCCGGTATGAGCAGCCAGACGGAGGTGTTTCTGGGCGATGGTAAAAACAGTCCGGCAGTGGGCCTGTGTCCACAGTGCCTGCAAATGCGGCACCGTGTGCAGGTCGAGGCGGAACGTGCACCAGCAACGACAG AATTGCCTGCGGCACGCGATGATCTACCGGCAGCAGATGATGTGACGGCAGCACCGGGAGCCCGGACGGGCAATGAAGCGGTTGCTCTAGAAGATGAGCGTAAAGCGTCCTCCAATCACGAGAAACGAGATACGGGCAAATATTATGAATCGCTGACACGGCTGGAAACGGTTTTTGACGGTGCTCTGGATCCAACGAGTAATTACACCGGATTCCTGGAGGTTGTCG TAAAAACCGACAGCGGCAATGATGGACGCGACTACCTGTCGACTTTTAGCGAGTACTTCCAGGAAATGAATGCCGGAGCACCGATGGAGGGAGACGTGGACGGAAACGATTTGTCCTACATACTGAACATTGTGATTCAAGTCCTGCTGGCACTGATTGCCGTGGTGGTGATTGTGCTAATGGTGCTGTGCTTCCTGCACAAGCACGTCAGCAACAACATCGCACAGGAGGGAGAGGCGATCAGTTTGGGCGACTCGTTGAG CAGTGCCAAGCCGCCAGTGCTGCCGCCGATCTCGAAAGACGACCTGCCGAAGGCGTACAACGACAAGCACAAGGACTCGGACTACGGGTTCCAGCACGAGTTCGAGCTGCTGCCGGACAAGTTTGCCGACCGGACGACGAAGAACTCCGACATGAAGGAAAACATGCCCAAGAACCGGTACCCCGACATTAAGGCGTACGATCAGACGCGCGTAAAGCTCACGCCACTGAACGGATTGGCCGGCTCGGACTACATCAATGCGAACTTTGTCATCGGGTACAAGGAGCGCAAGAAGTTCATCTGCGCCCAGGGTCCGATGGATGCCACCATCAACGACTTTTGGCGCATGATCTGGGAGCAGCATCTGGAGATTATCGTAATGCTGACGAATCTGGAGGAGTACAACAAGACCAAGTGTGCCAAGTATTGGCCGGAAAGCACGAACGATTCCATCCAGTACGGCGAGCTGCTGATCACGTTCCAGTCGCTTACATACTACGCCGATTACATCATTCGCACGTTGAAG GTTACGAAACGGTCCGCCAGCTCGGGTGAGGAAACGTCTCGCGAGATCAGCCAGTACCACTATTTGGCGTGGAAGGATTTCATGGCACCGGAACACCCGCAAGGCATAACGAAGTTTATCAACCGAATCAACTCCGAATACTCGCTGCAGCGTGGTCCCATTCTGGTGCATTGCAGTGCGGGCGTCGGTCGCACCGGTACGTTTGTAGCGCTCGACACGCTcatgcagcagctgcaggagGAGGGCCAGGTGTTTATTTTCAACACAATTTGTGATATGCGATATCAAAGAAACTTCCTCGTCCAATCTTTG AAACAATACATCTTTTTGTACCGTGCACTGGCCGAGCTGGCGTACTTTGGAGACACGGAGATCGATCAAAAGTCGCTGGCCAGCACCATCGAAGCGCTGAAGCAGCCGTCATCGGAGAACGTCGAAATATCGCGACTTGAGCTACAGTTCCAG CGTCTAAAAGCGTTCCAAGAGGACACGCGCAAAACTACGACGATGGGCTCGAGCGAGGAAAACAAGGCGAAAAATCGCTCCGAATCGTGCATCCCGTACGACAAGAACCGCGTCATACTAGCCCCCATACCGGGCCGGGACAACTGCACCTACATTAATGCGTCCTTCATCGATGGGTACGATGACGAGAACAACTTCGTCATCACCCAGGACCCGATGGAGGATACCATTTTCGACTTTTGGCGCATGATATTCGAGCAACGCATCAAAACAATTGTCATGTTCTCGGAG ATCGGCGACGGTCCAAACAAGTGTCCCCGGTACTGGGCCGACGAGGAGATGAAGTACGAAAATCTGCTAGTTTCGTACATTCAGAGCGAGAGTGGCCCTTACTACACGAAGCGCGAGTTCACCGTCACCAACTGCAAAACCAACGACACGATCCACGTGACACAGTTCCAGTACAATGGATGGCCCACGGTGGAGGGCGAGGTGCCGGAGGTGACCCGCGGTATGATCGAGATCGTGAACCAGGCGCAGAAGCATAGCTCTCAGCAGCAGGACATTTTTACGATTGCCGTTCACTGCAG TCTCGGAACGGACAAAAGTTCTCTTTTCGTTGCCATGTGTATATTAGTGATGCAGCTGAAGACGGAGAAACGCGTCGATATTTGCACCGTGGTGCGAAAGCTTCGAGCACAACGTAGTTTAATGATACAGACATAT GCACAATATGAGTTCCTGCATAGGGCTATTGTAAATTTTGCTGATCTGTATAAAATATCGCTAGGCATCGTGAACGATTGTTGA